A region from the Oculatellaceae cyanobacterium genome encodes:
- a CDS encoding ATP-binding protein: MSAELLNDQMNESNLSVKLLGVDSNQEYAQLQSHPRLPLSLSSLETWGFGMSGLLLWLGTGPGMHADLGTQAIWVWLPSAIVGMLINFQAKSLGTKWPQVSGGTANYTARLLNNYPVLARIAPIGYFVGWSSVPAINAIILTHLIQTTLSNIGLTCPETLLKITFTLLPFILAFSGTRALGILHLCFVIPALGFLLLFCLQGLGWLAFAPASPGLLPDTWSSFSFPGWAKWYFIAVYAIYDCETAASFVAESKRPATTLQCLPFVAWLIPPIYLGGSWLLMQLATQPGMGDDTFLNLLAAAKPFWGQSASWLVTLLIVCSCLLSSATAVSNCPRILYQLSLDGYLAPVFSVVSRQGVLGPALTFNLLIGASYLIWGDIAQILTVTGTGYLSFSILFHLALWLGRDQPAVKWPWLSLGFFMVELVVLVVGGLAWSWKDLLMGLLLMPGILLIDTAIRRIPFPPFQAAWWMQLYRPKSQGKAPDFMIRQVVVLICLICSTTTIGWLAGYYIEGSRNNSNTNNLFVVLLVTIAFMGVAIATWTSLPQVTALDQAREQAENLFITALDTVPDTILVVDEQGIINQANPAAEQLFGINNSNLLNHYLNEYLSGLVNQPSQWSYHSEQTLNNHHGLRIIETTISQRSKPSLREYIVILRDITERKLAEAQLQQTLQVKDELATQAINQAQELETTLKELQKTQTQLIQTEKMSSLGQLVAGVAHEINNPVNFIHGNLAHVSNYSQDLLDLIALYQEQYSNPIIQKHIEEIDLNYLIEDLPKTLSSMKVGTDRIRQIVLTLRNFSRLDEADKKPVNIHEGIESTFLILQNNLKGKAGEPEIEIIKEYADLPKIECYAGQLNQVFMNILSNAIHALRIEIEGKKIAAPSIRINTQLVDEKWVVIKIKDNGFGMNETVRARLFDPFFTTKSVGEGTGLGLSISYQIVVDKHGGNLECISSPGEGAEFLIKIPLKKY, from the coding sequence TTCAGTTAAGCTTCTGGGCGTAGATAGTAATCAGGAATACGCTCAATTACAATCGCACCCTCGTCTTCCCTTAAGTCTAAGTTCTCTAGAAACTTGGGGCTTTGGGATGAGTGGCTTACTGCTGTGGCTAGGTACTGGCCCTGGAATGCACGCAGATTTGGGAACGCAAGCAATTTGGGTATGGTTGCCTAGTGCCATTGTGGGGATGCTGATCAACTTCCAAGCAAAAAGCTTAGGCACAAAATGGCCCCAGGTTTCAGGGGGAACAGCAAACTATACAGCGAGGTTACTCAACAATTATCCTGTTTTAGCACGCATCGCGCCAATCGGATACTTTGTAGGATGGTCATCAGTTCCAGCAATTAACGCCATCATCCTCACACATTTAATCCAAACAACACTCAGTAATATCGGCTTAACCTGTCCAGAAACCTTATTGAAAATCACTTTCACACTATTACCATTTATTCTGGCGTTTAGTGGTACTCGTGCTTTAGGAATTTTACATTTATGTTTTGTCATCCCCGCGTTAGGGTTTTTACTTTTATTCTGCCTTCAAGGGTTGGGATGGTTAGCCTTTGCCCCTGCTAGTCCTGGTTTATTACCTGATACTTGGTCTAGCTTTTCCTTTCCTGGTTGGGCGAAATGGTACTTTATTGCGGTTTATGCTATTTACGATTGTGAAACCGCCGCCTCTTTTGTAGCTGAAAGCAAACGACCTGCTACTACTCTGCAATGTTTGCCCTTTGTCGCTTGGCTGATTCCTCCAATTTATCTAGGCGGTTCATGGTTACTCATGCAATTAGCTACTCAACCAGGAATGGGTGACGACACTTTCTTAAATTTATTGGCAGCAGCTAAACCATTTTGGGGGCAGTCAGCTTCATGGTTAGTAACTTTACTAATTGTTTGTAGCTGCTTATTAAGTTCTGCAACAGCCGTTTCTAATTGTCCTCGGATTTTATATCAGCTTTCTTTAGATGGATACCTTGCCCCAGTTTTTTCAGTTGTATCTCGCCAAGGTGTCCTTGGCCCAGCACTCACCTTTAACTTATTAATTGGTGCTTCCTATTTAATTTGGGGAGACATCGCGCAAATTTTAACGGTGACGGGAACGGGTTATCTTTCGTTCTCGATCTTATTTCATCTAGCACTGTGGTTGGGTCGAGATCAACCAGCCGTGAAATGGCCTTGGTTGTCCCTGGGCTTTTTTATGGTGGAATTAGTTGTTTTAGTCGTGGGTGGTTTGGCTTGGAGTTGGAAAGATTTGCTGATGGGGTTGCTGCTAATGCCTGGGATTTTATTAATAGATACAGCAATACGCCGAATTCCCTTTCCACCTTTTCAGGCAGCATGGTGGATGCAACTTTACCGCCCAAAAAGCCAAGGCAAAGCACCGGATTTTATGATCCGGCAGGTTGTTGTCTTGATCTGTTTAATTTGTAGCACGACGACTATAGGCTGGTTGGCTGGATATTACATAGAGGGTTCGCGAAATAATTCCAACACTAACAATTTATTTGTAGTTTTACTGGTGACGATCGCCTTTATGGGAGTTGCGATCGCAACTTGGACAAGCTTACCCCAAGTTACTGCCCTCGATCAGGCACGGGAACAAGCTGAAAACTTGTTTATTACAGCCCTAGATACCGTCCCAGATACCATCTTAGTTGTAGACGAACAAGGCATAATTAATCAGGCTAATCCAGCCGCCGAACAATTATTCGGAATTAATAACAGCAACCTATTAAATCATTACCTTAACGAGTATCTTTCGGGATTAGTAAATCAACCAAGTCAATGGTCGTACCACAGCGAACAAACACTTAATAATCATCATGGCTTACGCATCATTGAAACCACAATTTCCCAACGTTCAAAGCCATCGCTTCGAGAATATATTGTTATCCTACGTGATATTACCGAACGGAAACTTGCAGAAGCCCAGCTTCAGCAAACTTTACAAGTAAAAGACGAACTAGCAACCCAGGCAATAAATCAGGCACAAGAGTTAGAAACAACCTTAAAAGAACTACAAAAAACCCAAACTCAACTCATTCAAACAGAGAAAATGTCTAGCTTAGGACAACTCGTTGCTGGAGTTGCCCACGAAATTAATAATCCTGTCAATTTTATTCACGGGAACCTTGCCCATGTTAGTAACTACTCTCAAGATTTACTCGATTTAATCGCACTCTACCAAGAACAGTACTCAAATCCAATAATTCAAAAACATATTGAAGAAATTGATCTAAATTATCTCATTGAGGATTTGCCTAAAACTTTATCCTCAATGAAAGTGGGAACCGATCGCATCCGCCAAATCGTACTAACTTTAAGAAACTTTTCTAGGCTAGACGAAGCAGATAAGAAACCCGTTAATATCCATGAAGGTATTGAGAGTACATTCCTAATTTTGCAAAATAATCTGAAAGGCAAGGCTGGCGAGCCAGAAATTGAAATTATTAAGGAATATGCAGACTTGCCCAAAATAGAGTGTTATGCCGGACAGCTTAATCAGGTATTTATGAATATCCTCAGCAATGCTATTCATGCACTGAGAATTGAAATAGAGGGGAAAAAGATTGCTGCACCAAGTATTCGTATTAACACTCAACTGGTTGACGAAAAGTGGGTGGTAATTAAGATTAAAGATAATGGATTTGGAATGAACGAAACAGTAAGGGCGCGGTTATTCGATCCCTTTTTTACCACCAAATCCGTAGGCGAAGGAACAGGATTAGGATTATCAATCAGCTATCAAATTGTTGTAGATAAGCATGGCGGTAATCTAGAATGTATATCCTCTCCTGGCGAAGGTGCAGAATTTTTAATCAAAATTCCCCTTAAAAAATATTAA
- a CDS encoding iron uptake porin: MKKYFGKLLLINSAMLLAYSFGLKAAAAQPSTLSATTVNQHNSNLLSLSDAESKPKAILETALNNQDLKLSQQTSALKVEVEPNHNLGQLQQQQVAQTNPAIQQTESSSVNSNNLEQIQRYNNDQQDSLDQVTNVSQFRDVQPSDWAYEALSRVVQTYGCLQGYPDGTYRGNRALSRYEFAAGLNACLRQIEALIARTPTGSTGGVSPSDLQALQRLTEEFRTELATLGTRVNNLEGRTAFLEQRQFSTTTKLVGEAIFALTDGLGENNNVETVLQDRVRLDLQTSFTGKDVLHTRLAASNANQTMVPDIDIAGVPGGTGEGTQTFNLTGGSANNNVVLDWLAYYLPLGDRLQAYIAAYGGIHSDYVLSTANPYLEDFTGGNGALSHFAEENPIFSIGGGAGAGLTYKLSNALGLSVGYLAGGNTSAANANPGNGLFDGDYAALAQLNLNPGGRFQVGLTYVNSYHTLGGPIFNLGGPTGQGRISGGTTGTVYANNPGTLLGVPDNPVQANSYGASASFQLSPRLAINGWFSYTKADILSVDKAEIWNYAVALAFPDLGKRGNLGGIIVGAEPYLGGFSNSPAPANNDIPLHIEGFYRYQLTDNVSITPGVIVLTALNQNQASDDVIIGTLRTTFRF; this comes from the coding sequence ATGAAAAAATATTTTGGAAAGTTATTGCTGATTAATTCAGCAATGTTATTAGCTTATTCATTTGGCTTAAAAGCTGCTGCGGCTCAACCCAGCACGCTTTCAGCTACAACTGTTAATCAACATAATTCAAATTTGCTCAGTCTGAGTGATGCTGAGTCTAAGCCGAAAGCCATATTGGAAACAGCTTTAAATAATCAAGACTTAAAGCTAAGTCAGCAAACATCAGCCTTAAAAGTAGAAGTTGAACCTAATCATAATCTAGGACAGCTACAACAACAGCAAGTAGCTCAAACCAACCCAGCAATACAACAGACAGAATCTTCATCTGTTAACAGCAACAATTTAGAACAAATCCAGCGCTATAACAACGATCAACAAGACAGTCTAGATCAAGTCACCAACGTTTCCCAATTTCGAGATGTGCAACCTTCTGACTGGGCTTATGAAGCACTGTCTCGCGTTGTACAAACTTACGGATGTTTGCAAGGATATCCTGATGGCACATATCGTGGTAACCGTGCATTATCACGCTATGAATTTGCTGCTGGTTTAAACGCTTGTCTAAGACAAATTGAAGCTTTAATTGCCAGAACTCCAACAGGTTCTACTGGTGGTGTTTCCCCAAGCGACTTACAAGCACTGCAACGCCTAACGGAAGAGTTTCGCACAGAACTAGCAACTTTAGGTACACGGGTAAATAATTTAGAAGGTCGAACTGCTTTTCTAGAACAACGTCAGTTTTCTACTACTACTAAATTAGTCGGTGAAGCAATTTTTGCTCTCACTGATGGCTTGGGAGAAAACAACAACGTTGAAACCGTCTTACAAGATCGTGTACGTTTAGACTTACAAACCAGTTTTACTGGTAAAGATGTATTACATACCCGTTTGGCAGCTAGCAATGCTAATCAAACGATGGTACCAGATATCGATATAGCTGGTGTACCAGGTGGTACAGGTGAAGGTACACAAACTTTTAACCTAACGGGCGGTAGTGCTAACAATAACGTCGTACTCGACTGGTTAGCTTACTACTTACCCTTGGGAGATAGGCTTCAAGCTTATATTGCAGCTTATGGCGGTATACATAGCGATTACGTTCTCTCAACTGCTAACCCTTACTTAGAGGACTTCACAGGAGGTAATGGCGCACTTTCCCATTTTGCTGAAGAAAATCCCATTTTTTCCATTGGTGGAGGTGCAGGCGCAGGACTCACCTATAAATTAAGTAATGCTTTGGGACTGAGTGTAGGCTATTTAGCTGGTGGTAATACGAGTGCAGCTAATGCTAATCCAGGCAATGGTTTATTTGATGGTGACTATGCTGCTTTAGCGCAACTCAACTTAAACCCTGGCGGTAGGTTTCAGGTAGGTTTAACTTATGTCAACAGCTATCATACCCTTGGTGGCCCAATCTTTAACCTTGGTGGCCCTACTGGTCAAGGTAGGATTAGCGGTGGCACAACTGGTACTGTTTATGCAAATAATCCAGGTACACTACTTGGTGTTCCCGACAACCCAGTACAAGCAAATTCTTATGGTGCATCCGCTTCATTTCAACTTAGCCCCAGATTAGCAATCAATGGTTGGTTTAGTTACACCAAAGCAGATATACTTTCGGTTGATAAAGCTGAGATTTGGAATTATGCAGTTGCTCTAGCTTTTCCTGATTTGGGTAAGAGGGGAAATCTTGGGGGTATTATTGTTGGTGCGGAACCTTATTTAGGGGGTTTTTCAAATAGCCCTGCACCAGCTAATAATGATATTCCTTTGCACATTGAGGGTTTTTACAGATACCAATTGACTGATAATGTCTCGATTACCCCTGGTGTGATTGTGCTGACGGCTCTTAATCAAAATCAAGCTAGCGATGATGTGATTATTGGGACTCTCAGAACTACATTTCGCTTTTAA